The window GCGCTCCTCTCCTCGGTAGAGCTGCTGGATCATCCCGAGCACCTGCGGCATCTGCACGCCGGCCGCCGCGCCCTGCACGAAGCGCGTCACCGTCAGCCAGACGATGCCCGGCGCGAGCGCGCAGAGGGCGCTGGCCGCGCTGAAGCCGATCAGCCCGATCACGAACATCGCCCGGCGCGACCGCGTGTCGCCCAGCCGTCCGGAGGGGATGAGCGTGAGGCCGAAGGCGAGCGCGTAGCCGGCGACGATCAGCTGCAGCTGGGTCGAGTCGGCGTGCAGCGACCGTTGGATGGACGGCAGCGCGACGTTGACGCCGGAGAGATCGAGGATCGTGAGCGCCCCCACCGCGATGCACACCGCGAAGGCGGGGCCGCGTCCGGGGTGGGCGGCGGTGCTGGTGGTCGAGGTGGAGCCGGGGGAGAGGTCGGTCACGCCGACACCGTACGCCGCGAGTGGTGCGCTGCCAGCCCGCGACGGGGCCGCCTCACGACGCAGTCAGGCGCTCTCCAGCGCCCCGACCAGGTACGCGCTGAGGATGCGGCGCAGCCGCGGCTCGAGGTCGATGAGCGCGTGCCCGAGCCGCGGGTCCGACCGGTACAGCGCGGCGATCTCGGGCGGCGGCGTGGAGATCTGCCAGAACGTGCCGGCGAGCGAGGTCGCCGCGGCCACGAGGTCTCGCGCCGCGGATTCCGGCAGCGCGGGGAGAGCGGACCGGACCGCCTCCGCGATGCGGGCGAGGCTCTCGCCGCTGGTCAGCTTGTAGGCGCGCACCGCCTCGACCGAGACGTTCCGCTCCAGGTTGAGCGGGGCCTGCGCCAGCAGGTCGCAGAACGGCCCGCGCTCGGCGAGCGTCGTCGAGAAGGCCGCTGCGACCTCCGCGGGGGTGGATGCGGCGGCAAGCCGTTCGATCAGCGCGGGCGTCCACTCGCCCCAGGCCTCGGCGGTCAGGCGCAGGAAGATTTCCTCGCGGGTCTCGAAGTAGCGCAGCATGGCCGACTTGTGCATCCCCACCGCGTCGGCGATCTCGGTCAGCGTGACCGTGCGGATGCCGCGCTCGGCCGCTAGCGCGCGCGCCGCGTCCAGGATGGCCTGCTCGCGGACCGCCTTTGCCTCTCGGCTGCGGGCGCGCTGGAACGTCTCGGACGAAGTCATGCGACCACCATATCGCAACGCGGTTGCATTAGGTAAAGAAACGGTGTTTCACTAACGGCATGGAACAGACACTCACCACCGACCGGGCACCGCTGACGTGGTTCGTCACCGGATCCTCCCGCGGCTTCGGCCGCGCTCTCGTCGTCGCCGCGCTGCAGGCGGGCGACCGGGTCGCCGCGACTGCCCGGCGCCCCGAGCAGCTCGACGACCTCGTCGCCGAGTACGGCGACCGCATCCTCCCGCTCGCACTCGACGTGACGGACGCGGCGCGCGCCGCCGACGCGCTCGCCGAGGCGCACGAGCGATTCGGCCGCCTCGACGTCATCGTCAACAACGCCGGCTACGCCAACGTGTCGCCGATCGAGACGACCGACGACGCCGACTTCCGCCGCCAGTTCGAGACCAACTTCTGGGGCGTCTACAACGTCAGCAAAGCGGCGATCCCGATCCTGCGCGAGCAGGGCGGCGGGCTCGTGATCCAGTTCTCCTCGGTGGGTGGACGCGTCGGCGGCTCCCCGGGGATCGCGTCGTACCAGGCGGCGAAGTTCGCCATCGACGGCTTCAGCCGCGTGCTGCGCGCGGAGACGGCGCCCTTCGGCGTGCGCGTGCTGGTCGTCGAGCCGAGCGGGTTCCGCACCGACTGGGCCGGCTCGTCGATGGAGGTGCACGACGTCCCCGAGCAGTACCAGGAGACGGTGGGCGCGATGAACCGGCGGGTACGGCAGAGCGACGCCGGTCCGGCCGGCGATCCCGTGCGCGCGGCCGAGATCCTCGTCGGCATCGCCGGCCGGCGCGACCTGCCGACCAACCTCCCGCTCGGCGCCACGGCGGCGGAGTTCAGCATCGCCCAGGACCGCCGCCTCCTCGCCTCCGACCTCGCCTGGGCGCCGGTCAGCCGCTCCGCCGATGCGGACCAGCCCTACCCCGTCTCGTTCCCGCCCGAGGCCGCATGACCGCATCCCGCCCCGAGGCGGAGTGCGGGCAGGTGACGATCGGGTGAACACGGCGGGTGCTGCCTGCCGGGCGCGGCGGCCGACGGCTATGCTCCAGCCGTAGGTCAGGTCGACGAGGGGAACGGCCATGCAGGGACTGTCATCCGCCGGGGCGTTCGCCGCCGCGATCGCGCTCGCCGCGATCGTGCTGGTGATCGCGCCGGCAGGGAGCGCCATCCAACCCGCCGTCATGGCGGTGGACCTGGTGGTCGCCGGCGTCGCGGGGGCGGCGGCGGCGACCTTCCTGGGCATCGCGGGAGGGCTGCGGCACCGTCGCCGCCGGGCGCGCTAGCGGCAGGAGGGCCCCGAGCGCAAGGGGTCCCCCGAAAAGTTGACAACCCGCTCGTGCGTGTGGAGCATCGAGAAGATGACGTTGGTGGACGGGACCCTCGAGGACTTCGCCCGCGATTTCGAGATCGCGCTGGCGCAGCGCCAGGTCATCGCTGCCTACCAACCGCAGATCGACGTCGCCGACGGCTCCATGGTCGGCGTCGAGGCGCTGGCCCGCTGGACGCATCCCGAGCACGGACCCGTCGCGCCCGACGTCTTCGTCGACGTCGCGCAGAAGACCGGGCTGCTGCCGCTGCTGACCGCGCGCATCATCTCCGATGTGACCGCCGAGTACATCCCGGGGTGCACGATCGAGGTGGCGGTCAACGTCTCGGCGACCCAGCTGGAGGACCCGTCCCTCTACGACATGTTCGAGGGCGCGTTCGCGACCGGCCGGTGCAACCCCACCACCCTGACGGTGGAGGTGACCGAGAGCCACAGCATCGCGCATCCGGAACGGGTGGCGGCGCCGCTCGAGGCGCTGGCGGCGGCCGGTGTGACCATCTCGGTCGACGACTTCGGGACCGGGCACTCCTCGTTCGCCCGGGTGGAGTCCCTCCACGCGCGCGAGCTCAAGCTCGACAAGAGCCTGGTGCAGTCAGAGGAGCGCGTCCACGAGGTCGCGCAGATCATCACGGAGGCCCACAGGCGGGGGATCCGCGTGGTCGGGGAGGGCGTCGAGACGCAGCTGCAGCTCGACCGGCTCGCCGCGGCCGGATGCGACCGCGCGCAGGGCTACCTCATCTCCAAGCCGCAGCCGGCTGACGTGCTGGTCGACTGGTACCGCAACCGCTTCGCCCGGTAACGCGCCCGAAGCCGTAGGCCCGTGGACGGGCCCGGAGACGACGAACGCGCACGTCCCGAGGGAACGTGCGCGTCCGCGAGGCTCAGCGGTTCAGAGCGCGTCGAACGAGTCGATGTCGACCCGCGGCTCCTCCTGGCGCGTGGCGGGCGGATCGACCTCGATCTGCGCCCAGGTGACCGGCATGCCCGGCGAGAACAGCACGTCGACGCCGGGGCCGCCGCGCAGAGGAGGGATGGTCACGTAGCCACCGCCCGCTCGCACCGCCTCCAGGATCTTTCCGCGGAGGTCGGTCACCGGATCGGGCAGGAAGTAGTCCTTTCCGTCGACCGTGAGGCGGTGAACGATCATGCGGTGTTTCCTTTCCGTTCGTGTGTCGTAGAACACTATCGCGCGGTCACGATACACCTGTATTCCTGACGTATATGCTCGCAGGAGCATTCACGCGCCCTCTCTCGACACACGAAAGGCACCCGTGGGAACTCTCCGTTATGACGGCGAAAGCTACGAACTGGACGACCGTCTCCTGTTCCACATGCAGATCGCCATCAGCACCAAACTGCGGCGGGGTGAGAACTTCTTCCTCACCTGGCCGGTCCCGGCCGAGCTCGGCAGCGGACGGCACACGATCTGGGTGGACAACGGCGTCCCCCTGCACATCTTCTTCTCCGGGTCGAAGGTGCCGACGCTGAACAAGGACTGGATCGAGGCCATGATCCAGACCGGTGGCCGGGCCTCCGGAATGATCGTCATGGAGGAGTCGGAGACGCGTCCGCCCGGCCAGCGATGAGGCTGGGCCAGCGCTTATAGCGGATGGCCTCAGCGAAAACAAGGCCCCCCGAATTTCTTGCTTCACCGGACCGGTAGTTCGATCATCTAACTAGGTCAACGAATCGCACCGCGACGGAAGAGAAGTAAGGAAGAACCATGGCCGAGCAGCTCGCCGACATCATCGATCTCCCCACGGAGTACGTCTCCTGGCACTCGCCGGCCGCGGCGCTCTGGGTGGCCTCGACGCCGACCTCCTACGTCGGGATGGTGGACCGCAACCACGACGGTTTCGTCGCCACCGACTGCACCGGTCGCGAGCTCGGCGTCTACGGCTCGCTGGAGTCGGCACGCGTCGCCGTGTACGGCGCCTGGGTCGCCCCGGCCCCGGCCGACCAGACCGCGGACCAGGCGCTCATCGCCTGACCGACCACAGACCATCCCGGCCGGCGTTTCGGGTGCGCCCACCGGGATCTGGCGGAACCCCGGCACCGTTCTGGTGCCGGGGTTCCAACATTTAAGGGATGCGCTCGTCGCCCGTCAGTTGAGGCTGGGCTCGGCCAGCGCCTCCGCCACCGCCTGCTCGACGCCGAGCTCCCGGCCCTCGGCGACGGCCTCGGCCAGGCGCCCGGGCGGAGACGCCGCCGCGAGCCGGTCCAGGTAGCGCTGGTGGAACGTGAAGGTCGGGCCGTTGTGCGTTCCGGATCGCTCCCGCAGCGCGTGCGCCGCACCCGCCAGCCGCCCGGCGCGGTCGACGTCGCCCGCCAGGGCCGCGACCGCCGCCAGTCCCTCCAGGCCGTAGGCGATCCCCTCGATGTGCCCGAGGGACGTGGAGAGCGTCACGCTGAGCATGAAGTCCTTCCGCGCGTCCTCCGGGGCTCCCAGGAGGAGGTGCGCCCAGCCCAGGTGGTACGCGGCGATGCGGCCGCCGACGGCGTCGCCGCTGCGCTGGGTGAGCGCCAGGGACTCGTCGAAGCGGTCGAACGCCGTCCGCACCGACTGCTCGAGCAGGGCGACGCGGCCGAGCAGCACGAGCGCCATGGACTCGCCCCAGACGTCGGCGGTGTCGCGGAACAGCGCGAGGCTGCGCTCCATCACCTCCTGAGCGCGGGCAGTGTCCGGTTTCTCGCCAGCCAGCAGGGCGAGGGCGAGCGAGATCATCGCCATGGCTTCGCCCGTGCGGTCGGCGCACTGGCGGAACAGGTCCGCGCTCTCCTGCAGGTCGGCGGCCACCCGGCCGTCCGGGTCCTTCCAGAAGCGGATGGTGCGCGTGAAGTAGAGCGCGATGGCGCGGGTGCGATCGTGGAGCGCGTCGCCCGATTCGAGCGGTTCGTCCATCCACGTCCGCACCTCGCCGAGCAGGCCGATGACCCAGAAGTAGAGGAACAGGTTGAAGGCGAGCTGCGCCGCGCGGTCCCAGTCGCGGGCATCCAGGAGGTAGCGCTCGGCCGCTCGCAGGTTGTCGCGTTCGTCGCCGAGCCGCTGCAGCCACTCCCGCTGGCCGCCGGCCTTGAGCGGGAGGCGGGCCCGGGCGCCGAGGTCGATGAAGAACCGCGCGTGCGCGTCGCGCGCCGCCTGCAGCTCGCCCTCGGTCTGCAGCCGCTCCCGGGCGTACTCGCGGACGATCGCCTGCATGGTGAACCGCGGCCGGTCGTCGCTGTCGTGCTGCGACACCAGACTGGAGTCGACCAGCACCGCGAGGTCGCTCAGCACGTCCGGGCCGTCCCCGTCTTCGCCGACGGCCTCGGCGGCTTCGAGGGTGAAGCCGCCCTCGAACACGCCCAGCCGTGACAGCAGCCGGCGCTGCGTCGGAGCGAGCAGCTGGGTGCTCCATTCGATCGTGCGGCGGATGGTCTGCTGCCGCTCCGGCAGGTCGCGTGAGCCGCCGACGAGCACGGAGAGCCGCCGGTCGAGCCGGTCGAGGAGCTCGGCGGGGGAGAGCACACGGACGCGCGCCGCGGCGAGCTCGATCGCGAGCGGCGCCCCGTCGAGGGCGGCGCAGACGCGCGCGACCGCCTCGGCGTTCTCAGGCGTGACCTCGAAGTCGGGCTTGACGGCGTGCGCGCGCTCCACGAAGAGGTTCACCGCGGAGTCCTCGGCGAGCGGGCCGACCTCGTAGCTCTGCTCGGCTCTCACCCGCAGCAGTGCGCGGCTGGTGACGAGGAGCGCGAGGCCCGGGGCCGCCGCGAGCAGTCCCGTGAGCAGCGGCGCGGCGTCCAGCACCTGCTCGAAGTTGTCGAGCACCAGGAGGATGCGGCGGTCGCGCAGCGCGGTGACCAGGTTGTCCAGGATGGGCGCGTCGCCGGTGTCGCGCACGCCCAGCGCCTGGGCGATGCGGTTCGGCACGCGCTGCGGGTCGTGCACGGCCGACAGGTCGACGAAGACGGCGCCGTCCTCGAAGTCCTGCGCTGCGGCCCGGGCGGCCGCGATGGCCAGCCGGCTCTTCCCGATGCCGCCGGGTCCGGCGAGGGTGATGAACCGCGTCCCGGTCGAGAAGCGGTCGACGATCGCCCGGATGTCGTCGTCCCGGCCGACGAGGCCGGTCAGCGGCACCGGCAGGCGGACCGGCTCCACCACACGGTCGGCGTCGCTCGCCACGTCCGCCGTCACGACCGCCCGGCTCTGGTCGAACCGTTCGGCGAGCAGCGTGGCGAGGTCGTTCTCGATCAGCTGCGCGAGCTCCTTGGGCGTCTCGAAGTACTTGTAGGCGGCGCGGTCGTCGTCGCGGATGCGGGCCAGCAGCTCGGAGAGCTTCGGTTCGCGTCCGTCGGCGGGCGTCTTGACGTAGAGCAGGCGCGGCAGCTCCGGCGGGCAGAGGTTGTACTCGTCCTCGAGACCGGAGACCTCCTCCTCGGGGGCGACCCAGCCGTAGCGCTCCCAGTAGAGGCCCACGAAGACGTCGCTCTGCTCGAGGTACGCCCGGTACAGCTCACGGGGCGGATGAGGGCGCGCGCCGAGCTCGAACATGACGGGAGCGAGGTGCAGCCGTTCGATGGCGGTCCGTGCGGCACGGCGCTCAGCGGCGAGCTCCTGCAGCGTGGACGACACGAAGATCCGGAGCCGCTGGTCTGGGGTCCGGATCACATGAGGGTGGCTCATGTAACGTCATTCTGTTGCGTCCGTATGAAAATGTACAGAGGGCACTCCATGGGCGTTGCCTAGCACGTTGAAAGTGCGGAGCGCAAGCCTCTACAGCCGCATCCTGATCCGGCGTTAGCTAGGCATGTGAAAGAAGTCGCCTGGTACGTCCTTGGATTCTCCGCCGCGGTGTGCACCCTGGCGTTCGGACTCCTCCTGGCGCCCGGAGCCGCGGATGCGACCCACGGGACGGGAGGGCTCCTCCAGCACCTCACCAGCACCCAGTGGGCCGACCTCGTCGTCGGACTCGTCTTCGCGGCGATCGCGTTCGTGAGCGGCAGCTACCTCTCGTCGCGCGCGGCCTCCGAGGCCGTCGGCGCGATGCCGTCGGCCGCGCCGACGGTGGAGCTCGTCACCGCGAAGACCGCGGGCTGAGCCCCACCGCCCGCGATCACATGTCGCGGTAGCGCTTGGCCGCGGCGAGGGCCTCCTTCAGGCCCGCGGCGTCGTAGCGGCGCACGTAGGCCGGTGTGTCGCGCTGCGCACGCCATCCCTCGGAGAGCGGTCCGATGTCCACCGCGTCGAACCCGAACTCGTCGATCAGGGCCGCGACGCGCTCGCGCGCTCCGGCGTCGTCGCCCGCGACGATCAGCGCGCGGCGGTCCGGCGTGCCGGCCGGAAGGTTCTGGCTCGTGAGCTCGCGGGCCCCGATGTGGTTGAACGCCTTCACCACGTGCGACTCCGGCAGCACCTTCTGCAGGCGCTCGGCGACGGTCGTCGACTCGTCATCCAGCTCCGCGATGTGCCCGTCGCGCTGCGGGTAGTAGTTGTTGGTGTCGATCACGATCTTCCCGGCGAGTTCGGCGACGGGGAGCGTCGCCTCGGCGGCCAGGGGAGTCGTCACCACCACGATGTCGCCGGCGGACGCGGCCTCCGCCGGGGTCGCGGCGCGGGCGCGCTCGCCCAGTTCGTCGACGAGGCCCTGCAGGGTCTCGGGGCCGCGGGAGTTGCTGAGCACCACGTCGTAGCCGTGCGCGACCGCGAGGCGCGCGAGCTGGGAGCCGATGTGTCCTGATCCGATGAGTCCGATGGTCGTCATGTCCGACGGAACAGCGAGGCGGGGGTCACGATTCCCGGGACCGGCGATCGATCCTCAGCCGCACAGCCCGACGCCCGCGGACGTCAGGATGACGGTGCGGTTCTGCTCCGCGAGCGCGTCGGAGTACTTCCCGCTCGCGTCCGTCTCGCTCTTCCAGCCGCACCACTGGAACCCGACCCCGGCCGTCTGCAGCAGCGACGCGGGCACCCCCAGTCCCACCAGTGCCGCCTTCACGGCATCCGCCCGGCGCAGCGACAGCGCGGTGTCCGCCGTATTGTCAGTGGCCTGGTCCTTGGATGCGGTGCCCGTCACGGTGACCGGCTTGCCGTTCTGCTCGATGGCCGGCACCAGCGTGGCGAGCACCTTCTGCGCGGCGGCCGGATCGGAGAAGTCGGCCGTGTCCTTCGTGAACAGCAGGTCGCTGTTGCGGATGACGACCGGATGCGACCAGTCGGTCTTCGTCGAGACGGCCTCCACGGCGACGGGCGTGACCGCGGGGAGACCCGCGGCGGCGCTCCCGGAGGCGGGTTCGGGCAGCAGTGACAGTGTGCCGCCCGCGGCCTTCACCACGGCCGACCAGATCGCCTCGAGGTTGCTCCGGGCGGGAACGGTGAGCGGCTGCTGCGCGCCCGCGACGTCGCCCATCCCGGACCAGTACACGGTGACGCCCTTCAGGTCCTTCGGGAGCAGGCCACGAGCCGTGAGATCGGCCACCACCTGCGCGGGGTCGGCGTAGAGCAGGCCGGTGCCGGCGAAGTTCAGCGGGTCGGTGGTCTGCAGTCCGCTGCCGATCACGACGACGCCCATCGGGTCGCTGCCGAGGTCGCGGGCCGCCTGGTCGATGGCCCCGAGGAAGTCGACCTCGGGCGCGGAGGCTTTCAGCCCGGCGATGTACGAGCCGATCTGCGCGAGCTTGGTGCGCTGGTCGTTCTGGCAGACGATCGCATCCTGCGCGGAGGAGCCCAGCGCGGTCGTGCCCATCACCTGCGGGGTGCCGGACGGCACCACGACGGTGACGCTCCCGTTGGTCTTGCCCGCCTCCTCCAGCTGGGTGGATGCGGAGGCCGGGACGGCGACGGCCGGCGCGTTGGCCGTGCTGCCGGCGACGACGCCGAGGTTGCGCTTGTGGGACTGGTCGCAGGCCTCGCCGGACGCCGTCGCGGGCGTGCACGCGGTCAGGCACGCGCAGACGGCGACGACGGCCGCGGCGGCCGCCAGGAGACGCCCGCGGGTCGCCCGCGCCGCGCTCACTGGAGGCCTCCGGTCGCCGTCCCGGGACCGGCCGCCGGTGCTGCCGTCGCCCCGGGCGGCAGCGGCGTGGCGATGTCAGGCGTCTCGACGCCGCGGCGCGACCGCAGCTCGCGGATGATCTGGCTGGTGCTCTCCGGGTCGCGCTCGCGCTGCGCGAGGCGCGTGGCGAGCTGCGCCCGCACCACGTCCATCCGGGAGTGGAAGGTGACCCGCGCGCCGGTGTAGCGGATGGCGTCGTGGGCGTCGAGCTGCAGCGCCGAGCGGGTCCGCTCCTGCGCCGCGACGGCCTCGCCGAGCAGCCGGTCGCGGTGCAGGCGCAGGCGTGCGGCGTGTGCGTGCGCTTTCTCGGCCGCCGTGAGCAGCGGACGCGTGGTCAGCCAGGCGACGACGAAACTGACCGCGCCGGAGGTGACGAGCACGCCCAGCATCAGGAACGCCATGATCGTGTCCGGGGCGGTCCACGAGAAGCCGGCGGGCGCCGCGGTCTGCGAGCCGCCGACCAGCCCGGTCAGGCCGCCGGCGCTCTGCGCGTCGATGCCCGCCTTGATCCGGGCGATCGTGACCCCGGCGAGCACGGCGGCCCAGACCAGCCCCAGGACGACCGCGGTCGCGATCCACCGCCGCGACATGATCCCGGCCTGCACGCGGCGCAGCAGGATGGCCACGATGTGCGGCAGCGTGACCACGGCGAGCGAGATGCCGAGCGTGATGATGTACATCTGCAGCCCGATGGAGCCGTACTGGCTGTCGTTGCGCAGCAGCAGGGTGAGCGCCTGCGTGAGCAGGATGTAGTCCACCGCGATCATCGCGACGAGCAGCACGTAGACCATCGCGTGGGCGAACGGGGAGATGTGCCCGACGCGCGGGCGCAGACGGGGCGGGCGGGTGACGATGTCGCGAGCCATGGCGTCCTCTCAGGCGTAGGTGTGGAAGTCGGGGTCGTGGCCGGCGAGCTTGGCGTCCAGCCGCTCCACGTCGAGGTCCGCGCGGCGGATGTCGTCCTCGGCGCGCTCGAGCGCCCGGCGGATCAGCTCCTCCCGGGCCTGCGCTTCGGCCACCCGCGCCGAGGCGGCGGCGACATTGCGCGTGCGCTGGCGCTCCAGGTCGGCGACGCCCGCGCGCTCGAAGGCGGCGAGCTCGTGCTCGAACACCTCCAGCGTCTCGACGTCGACGGCATGGCGCATCCGCCGCAGCCGCCACAGCAGCCGGCGGCGGAGACCTCCGGTGGCGGGGACGCGGTAGTCCTTCAGTCGTTCACGCCGGGGCATCGGTCCTCCTGTGGTCGGCCTCGTGGGGTGCGATCGGGTGCAGGGCGTCGACGGCCGTGCTGCGCGACGTCAGCCAGCCGGCGCGGCGGAGGCCGGGCGGCTGGGGAGCGACCCGGCCGGCGGTGGCGCGGCGGAGCGCGCCCCAGTACACGGCGGCGAGCTCGTCGGAGCGGTCGAACATCCGCGCCGCCCGCAGCTGCGCCGCGGTGAACCGCGTGTTGATCAGCGCGCTGAGCTCGTCGGAGCGTCGATGCGCCCGCCGGATGCGCCGCTCCAGCCGCCGCAGCTCCTCGAACGCCGGTCCCGGCCCGTCCGCGATGCGCAGGCGGTCCGCCTCGGACAGCCGGTCGAGGCGGTCCTCGTAGGCGTCGAGGTCGGCGCGCAGGGCGGCGGTCACCATGCGGTGCTCGGTCAGCTCCCGGCGCATGGCGCGGAAGAAGCGCTGCTCCTCGCGGCGGGCGAAGCCGTCTGCGCGCGCCTGCAGGGCCGCGATCGTGGGCGTCGTGCCCTCGGCCGCCGGCGCCGGGCCGTCGTGGACGGCGGCCGCGTCGCTCTGCGCCAGCCGCGCCATGCGGCGGCGGGCCAGCGGTCCGGGTCGAAGCGGCTGCGTGGTCATAGGGGGCGAGCGTAGGGAGCGGGCCTGTGCGTCGCCTAGGGGAACGGCGAAGGAAGACCGAACGTGACCCGATCGTGACCCCCGATAGGGTGGATCGGTGAGCTGGCAGTCCGACGACATCGTGCTCGAACTGAACGATGTCACCTTCCGCCGAGACGGCACGCACATCCTCGACGGCATCGACCTCACCGTGCGCGCCGGGGAGCACTGGGCGCTGCTCGGCCCGAACGGCGCGGGCAAGTCGACGGTCCTGGGCTTCTGCGGCGCCCTCACCTTCCCGACCTCCGGCACGGTGGATGTGCTGGGCCACCGGCTCGGCAGGGTCGAGTTGCAGGAGCTCCGGCGGCACATCGGCCACGTCAACCCGCGGCACCCGGTGCGCTCGCCGCTGACCGTCACCGAGGTCGTGCTGACCGGCATCACCGGAACGCAGGAGCTGCCGATGCGCTGGGAGCCGGCCGACGACGAGCTGCGCCGAGCGCGCGACCTGCTGCACGCGGTCGGGCTCGACGAGCGCCGCGACTCCCGCTGGCCCACCCTGTCGCAGGGCGAGCGCGGACGGACGCTGATCGCTCGCGCGCTGATCTCCGACCCGCGGCTGCTGCTGCTCGACGAGCCGACGACCGGACTGGACGTGGCGGCGCGCGAGCAACTGCTCGAGACGATCGACGGCCTGGCGCACTCGGCGCCGGCCCTGGCGTCCGTGCTGGTGACGCACCACCTGGAGGAGCTGCCGGAGTCGACCACGCACGCGCTGCTCATCGCGCACGGCCGGACGGTGGCGGTCGGCGGCATCGACGACGTGATCACGACCGAGACGGTGAGCCGCGCCTTCGAGCACCGCATCCGGGTCGAGAAGGCGGACGGACGCTGGAGCGCTCGCGCCGTGCGGGAGCGTCCGATCGTCGGAGCGCGGGACTGACCTCATGGAGGAGCAGGACATTCAGCACGCCACGGCGGACGATGGGACGCCGATCGCCTTCGCGGAGCGGGGCGTCGGCGTCCCGGTCCTGCTGATCGCCGGGCAGGCGACCGGCATGCACGGCTGGGGTCCGTTCGCGGACGCCCTCGCCCGTGACTTCCGGGTGATCGTCTACGACCACCGCGGCATCGGCGAGAGCGGGCTCGGCGACCCCGCCGCCTACTCGACCCGCGCCTTCGCCGACGACGCGGTCGCGGTGCTCGACGCTGCCGGCGTCGCCGCCGCGCACGTCGTCGGCCACTCGATGGGCGGACGGGTGGCCCAGTGGCTGGCGGCCGAGCACCCGGAGCGGGTCCGCCGGCTCGTGCTCATCGCCACGACCTCCGGCGACCGGTCCGCCGCGCGCCGCGACCCCGCCGCCGTCGCCGACCTGCTGAGCGGCGACCGCGAGCGGATGCTGCCGCTGTTCTTCGACGACGGCTGGGCGGCCGCGCATCCCGCCGACGTCGACCGCTTCTTCACGCGGGTCGCGACGCGCCCGGCGCTCCGCGGGCACTTCGCGGCCAGCCGCGACCACGACGGGTCGGCCGTGCTCGACCGCATCCGCGCCGACACGCTCGTCGTGCACGGACGCCACGACGCGCTCACCCCGGTGTCGCACGCGCACCTGCTGGCGGAGCGCATCCCGCACGCGACGCTGACCGAGTTCGAGGCGCGCCACGGCCTCCACCTCGACACCCCGGAGGTGGAGGAGGCGGTGCGCGCCTTCCTGCTGCCGCCGGGACAGCGCCCCGCCGGCTGAGCGCCCCGCCTGGCTGAACGACCCACTCAGGCGACCGCGAACACCCCGTCCCGCGCGGCCGCGACGAACTCCGCGTAGTCGGCCTCGGCCTGGTCCGCGTAGCGG is drawn from Leifsonia shinshuensis and contains these coding sequences:
- a CDS encoding alpha/beta fold hydrolase; this encodes MEEQDIQHATADDGTPIAFAERGVGVPVLLIAGQATGMHGWGPFADALARDFRVIVYDHRGIGESGLGDPAAYSTRAFADDAVAVLDAAGVAAAHVVGHSMGGRVAQWLAAEHPERVRRLVLIATTSGDRSAARRDPAAVADLLSGDRERMLPLFFDDGWAAAHPADVDRFFTRVATRPALRGHFAASRDHDGSAVLDRIRADTLVVHGRHDALTPVSHAHLLAERIPHATLTEFEARHGLHLDTPEVEEAVRAFLLPPGQRPAG